The genomic window AAACATCGATCATGCTGCCCAGGTTGAATTCACATCTCGTTTCGGCGAAGTGACTTTCGCCCATCCACTCGGAGAGCCTGAACCAGTTCCGGGATTTCCGCAGATCAAACCCGTAGACCGGAGGCTCTATGAGAAGCAGTACGGTTTTCGCACTGGAGGTCCCTGGCACACAGACGTAACAGCGGCTATCAACCCGCCAGCGGCGTCAATTTTACGTGCGGTTAATGTCCCTAGCTTTGGTGGTGACACCCAGTGGAGTAATTTAGTTGCAGCTTATGAGGGTCTGTCAGCACCTCTACGGGCGCTAGCAGACACATTGAAAGCTGAACATCGCTTTAATGGGAGTGGGTATCTGCCCCGCAACAGCAAGTTCGCCGAGCGTATTGCTGTCAATCCACTAGTCTCAATCCACCCAGTAGTAAGGGTTCATCCTGAGACTGGTGAGCGTGCGTTGTTCATCAACCCTGGCTTCACCTCACACATTGTTGATGTGTCATCACAAGAGAGCAAGCTGCTGCTTGAGTTGTTCTTTAACCAAATCACCAAGCCTGCCTACACCACCCGTTTCCGTTGGAACAACGGTGATATCGCGTTCTGGGACAACCGCGCCACCGTGCATTTGGCTCCTCAAGATTTGGATCATCTGGAAGTTGAGCGTCTCCTATATCGCACCACCATCACTGGCGATGTTCCAGTTGGGGTTGATGGTTTCCGCTCAGAAGTGGTTCAAGGTGAGGCGTTCAGCTCAGAAGTACCAACCGTCTTCAAGCAAAAAGCCCAGAAGTTGGAAACACAATCAGTACTTTCATAAGCTACAAAGTACTAAACTGGGCTGCTTGTATCTGACGCAGCCCAGCATAAAATTAGAGCAGATAACTACTTAAGTAAATCTAATTACCATTAGAGTAGGGGACTTGCAAATAAAAAAATATCCCATCGCTCAAAGCACAAGGAAGAATTTACGGATATCTTCTACTACCGGCACCCACAACACCGATTTTGTGGCGATAGGAGAGTTCCGCACCGAACCAGCCGGAAATACTAACCAGCGTACCGACAATGAGCGAGAGAACCAGTCCCCAAGGTAGTATTCGGGATTCAGCGTCGCCCAAGCGCAGAAGGAAATTAACTAGACTTAAAACTATTAGAGAAACGTTAAGTATTAAATGCGCCCAACCTGCGCTGCGCTTGCGAACTCGTTCAATTCTAAAAAAGTCGCTCAGGCCGATCGCTGATGCAAGGACGCCTCCAGCTAATCCTAGTCCGATTAACCATAGTGAAGCTTTAGCCCAGAAGAAATCACTAGTTAACCAGTAGCCGATATCGCTTCCCAAGGCGGCGGCTAAAAAGGCGATGGGAAAGGTCACACTCAGGGGATGTAGGGGATGTCCTGCGATCGCAACTGTACTGGGTACGCCGCTATCAAGATACTCACTGTCGTTACTTTCAATAACTGGTGGAATATTTGGGAAAGGTGTTGAATTTGTTTGCGTTGTTTCTGTAGTTTCCATTATTAGTATCCTGAATTTATTAGTGTCCTATTATTGACCATAAGGAATTTGTTCAACATAAGCTTCAGCTTGCAGAGTTAGTTTACCTACTTCTACTTTTAGTTGGTTAACTTGCAGACTCATTCCTTCTAAATCAAAGTTACTCAAATTTAAAAGTTCGCTAGTTTGCTCTACCAAAGCCTTTGTCAACTCTGGCGATATTTCCTCACTTTCGCCATATTCGACATTTTCCAGAGAAACAGTTTTTCCATTAGCACTAATCTGGGGTACTGCGGAAAAAGCAACTTGCTGATTTTCACCTGTTTCTACTAATTTGATAGTGGCATTTAGTGCTACTTTCCCATCACCGGGTAGTCGAAAATCTACATGTTGAGGCTCAATAGTCGTCAGTTGCCCGTTAACATGGATTTTTTGACTTTGCAGTTGCGATCGCACATATTCTGAGTTGAAGGCGCGATTAATATCAACCTCGCTTAACACAACTTGTGCCTTAGCTTCAGTAGGTTTAGTGAGTTCAATTTTGCCAAAAGCCACACTCAGAGGATTAATGGCAACACTAGTCATTTGCATTTCAAAGTCCTCCATGCGGAGGTCTTTCTGCATTACCAAACCTTCAGCTTCAATCGTGACTGCATCCACCTCTCCCTGAACTAGTTTCAGCGGGTCTGTTTGGATGTTTACATCTAAATTTTCTACTTCATCTAATTGGCTAGATAATCCTATTTCTGCCGCTTTATTTAGCGCCTGCTCTCCTAATCCAGGACTGTCTGCCATTATTAAATTAGCTCCAGCTTTAAATAGTATTTCTTGGAATTAGTTTAAAATAATTAGCATCAAACTTTTATCTATCTGACGATGGAATCTAGATTTTAATGCTGTCTATCTAAAAGGATAATTATATTATTTATAATCAAAAGTTTTGCTTTGATATCCAGAGTTTTTAAGGCGTAGATGCAGAACATTTGATTATCCGATATCACTCAAAAGAAAGATTGAATATATAGAACTTAATAGTTATATTGTTTATCTATGAACTTTTGCTAAAATCTATTTAATAAAAAAAATTCGCAACAGATAAAATCAAATTTTTGATTGGCGCGGCACATCATCATATCAAATGGGTATAAAGTGGCTAGGCGTAGCCAGCCGCAGGCATCGCTTTTACAATAATTTTTTCAAAGCCAACATAAACCCAGGTACAACATCTTCACCGCTTAATATTACCGTAGCCGGATATTGAGTAATTGATCCATCCCGGCGAGAAACTAAAGCTTGTTGATTTTTACTATCAATTAACCATCCTAATTGAACATCATTAACAATATATTCTTCTATCTTGGCTTTGAGTTTTGCCAAACTATCATTTTTAGAACGAATTTCAATTACAAAGTCGGGTGCTAAATTAGTCAACTACTGCACCCACAAGGGGATGCAGCTTGTAACTAGGAAACAGAATTTCCCGAAACATGTAGGGTATTGACTGACCCTTGCTCCTCCGTCCCGTGGGTAGAGGAGAGAATATAATCATCACGGACATTTCTAGATGCATTAAGATCGGCGTGAGTCTGATGTCCACAGTTCCGGCAATGGAACTTAGACTTATGGCGATTTGTTCTCTTAATATGTTTGCAAACATTGCACTTTTGGGAGGTATACCGAGGGTCAAGATGTACTACTTTTTTCCCTAAAGCTTCTGCCTTGTAAGCTAAAAACTGTTCTTGCTGGTAAAACGCCCAGCTACCCAACCATTTATTCATTTTCTTGCCGCGTCGCTGGGTGCGAATGCTGGACAAGTCTTCAAGTACAAAAACCGCTATATCTGGTTGGTTAGCTAGCTTTTTACTTACACAATGATTCGTGTCCTTCATGAACCGCTTCTCGCGTCCAGACATTGCTTTGAGGCGACGTTTAGAACTGCGAGTGCCTTTTTGTTGGAGCTTACGACGATTGAATAAGTAACGTCTTTGAGTACTTCTAATTTGGGAACTTGAGAAGAATTGTCCATCAGAAGTTACCGCTTGATGGTAAAGTCCTCGGTCAATTCCCTGAATTTTTCCGCTAATTTCTTGAGGGTTATTTGACTCAAAAACCAGTCGAACCCAGAACTGTTTTGAATGTTTTGAGTAAGTTAACGTTGCGCCGCAAAATTCCCAAGTCTCAAAAATTTGTTTGAAGTAATCAGGAATTTCAAGGACTAATTTAACTCGTTTACCAATACAGGACAAAGTTATCTGATGACCACGCAATGTCATTGTGCGCTTGTCATATCTCAACCCCGATGTTGGTTTTTTTCTGGGAACACGCTTAAATTTAGTGGCTTTTATTGCCTCTAGCGCGCTATCCCGAACTGTTTGTAACAAAGCAGAAGGCACACTTGGATACTGTAGCCGTAGTAGGGTGTACAAATCTTTGTGTGCCTTGTTTTTGTTAAAAGTTTTGTTCTCTATCGCCCAGTCAATATGTGCATTAAATATTGATGCACACTGATTCATCAGATTTAAAAACCTTTCATCAGGTAATTTGACTGGGATGGAGATAGTGCGTTTCATTTTAACAAGCGGGATTAAAGTTTTGAATCTCTCTATACTGCTCTCGACTAATTTTTGTGTCTTGACTAATTCTTAGTTCTTGTAAATCATCTTGTATTGCCTTCTGGAGATCAAGTGCGGCCTCAGCCAATTCTGTTTTCCTTCTTTTCAGGAATGTTATTTATTACTCGCTGAATGTTTGCGAATTGGACGGAATAATCTATAGAGTCTTGTTGACTTAACATTTGTTTATTTTAAACCTCCAATTTAGAGAGTCTTTAAAGCATTTTGCTGCTAAACTTAACTATAGCACAAATTTTATATATTTTGTTAATACACGCTACTCAATGAAAATATTGTCATCATCCCACGCCAAACACTGCCTTGGCTACCACATTATATTCTGCCCAAAATACCGTAATCAGGTGCTTGAGGGAGCAATAGAAATAGAACTAAAACGAATCATTGGTGAAACTTGCCAGACCTACGGATGGACACTTCACGCGATTGAAATCATACCTGACCATGTTCATGTGTTTGTGCAAGCAGACCACACCACAGCACCAGTAGAGATTGCTAAAACAATGAAATCAATCTCTGCCGTGTATATATTCAGTACATTCAAGGATTTGAAAAAGCGTAGATTTTGGGGATCTGGCTTGTGGAGCGACGGGACGTTTTACTCGTCTGTAGGTGGTGCGTCGGAAGAGGCAGTTAAACAATATATTGCAACCCAGAAGCAACGCGGATAGTGTTAAATAATAGGGTATTGAACCCCATCATTTAACCATGCTTACATCCCCCCCGACAAGCGGACGGGGTTTTACACACGATCAATAAATTTGTCTTCTTCTTCATCCCAACCTTCTGGCAAACGTCCTTTAGCCACAAAAGCAGCATCAGATGCTCTAACAGCAGTATTTACTAATCTAAAACCTGTACTTGAGCTAAAAACTTCACCTAAATCCTGATTTTCTACCCAATTCAACAAATAGGCTCCTGCTTTTATTTCTCGATTACCAGAAATTCCACCAGTTGGGGGCATAGTTTCTAACGTTCCATTAGCATTGCGTTCAAACCGCAGTTCTGGGTTTTGCGAACTCATCAGCATTAATTCTTCATCAGTGACAGTATATAAAGACTGCACCGTTATTTTTTCGCTGGTCATGATGATCCCATAGCAAGCTTGATACATATCTCAATTTTAGGTTGAGATTCAATTACTTCTGTACCCCTCTCCTGCTCTGCGTTCTCTGTGTCTAGGGCGGTTTGTTATAAAATTGACATTAACATCAGTGCCATTCGATTACAAGCTGTTACGCATCTACATTATTCCTTCAAAACAATGCTCTCAGAACGTTTTACCGCAGCCCTCACCTACGCTACCCAACTGCACGCTAACCAAGTTCGTAAAGGTTCAGGTGTTCCCTACGTTGCCCATTTATTAGGTGTCACCAGTATTGCTTTAGAATACGGGGCAAATGAAGATGAAGCGATCGCAGCCCTCTTACACGATGCGATCGAAGACCAAGGTGGGGCCGCAACACGGGAAGAAATTCGCCGCCGCTTTGGTGACAATGTAACAGCAATTGTAGATGCTTGTACTGACGCTGATACAACTCCAAAACCCCCTTGGCGACAGCGCAAGGAGGCATACATTGCTCATATTCCTACCGCTTCTCCATCAGTACTGCTCGTGTCATTAGCAGATAAACTTTATAACGCCCAGTCTATTCTCAAAGATTATCGCGTTTTGGGCGAATCAGTTTGGGAACGTTTTCAGGGGCGTAAAGAAGGAACTCTTTGGTATTATCGGGCGCTTGTGGATACCTTCAGGAAGACTGAAACCACTATAATCATTGAGGAATTAGAACGCGTCGTTGCAGAAATTGAGGTATTAGCATCTAATTGACATCCTCCCTAGCGTGAACGCACGGCGAGAAAATTTCTAAACATGTCATTGCGTTGGCGTAAGCCTTCCCGTAGGGTATGGAGTAAAGCGAAGTGAAGCAATCACAAAGGCTTCAAACTTTTTACATTTCATTGGATAATTAGGTTTATTTGTACCTACCTA from Nostoc sp. UHCC 0926 includes these protein-coding regions:
- a CDS encoding TauD/TfdA dioxygenase family protein, whose amino-acid sequence is MGYKHIEVKQVAGFIGAEISNVDLSHPLNDDQVKEIRKALLKWKVVFFRGQNIDHAAQVEFTSRFGEVTFAHPLGEPEPVPGFPQIKPVDRRLYEKQYGFRTGGPWHTDVTAAINPPAASILRAVNVPSFGGDTQWSNLVAAYEGLSAPLRALADTLKAEHRFNGSGYLPRNSKFAERIAVNPLVSIHPVVRVHPETGERALFINPGFTSHIVDVSSQESKLLLELFFNQITKPAYTTRFRWNNGDIAFWDNRATVHLAPQDLDHLEVERLLYRTTITGDVPVGVDGFRSEVVQGEAFSSEVPTVFKQKAQKLETQSVLS
- a CDS encoding HD domain-containing protein, encoding MLSERFTAALTYATQLHANQVRKGSGVPYVAHLLGVTSIALEYGANEDEAIAALLHDAIEDQGGAATREEIRRRFGDNVTAIVDACTDADTTPKPPWRQRKEAYIAHIPTASPSVLLVSLADKLYNAQSILKDYRVLGESVWERFQGRKEGTLWYYRALVDTFRKTETTIIIEELERVVAEIEVLASN
- a CDS encoding LmeA family phospholipid-binding protein encodes the protein MADSPGLGEQALNKAAEIGLSSQLDEVENLDVNIQTDPLKLVQGEVDAVTIEAEGLVMQKDLRMEDFEMQMTSVAINPLSVAFGKIELTKPTEAKAQVVLSEVDINRAFNSEYVRSQLQSQKIHVNGQLTTIEPQHVDFRLPGDGKVALNATIKLVETGENQQVAFSAVPQISANGKTVSLENVEYGESEEISPELTKALVEQTSELLNLSNFDLEGMSLQVNQLKVEVGKLTLQAEAYVEQIPYGQ
- a CDS encoding Uma2 family endonuclease; this encodes MTNLAPDFVIEIRSKNDSLAKLKAKIEEYIVNDVQLGWLIDSKNQQALVSRRDGSITQYPATVILSGEDVVPGFMLALKKLL
- a CDS encoding Uma2 family endonuclease → MTSEKITVQSLYTVTDEELMLMSSQNPELRFERNANGTLETMPPTGGISGNREIKAGAYLLNWVENQDLGEVFSSSTGFRLVNTAVRASDAAFVAKGRLPEGWDEEEDKFIDRV
- a CDS encoding DUF2231 domain-containing protein produces the protein METTETTQTNSTPFPNIPPVIESNDSEYLDSGVPSTVAIAGHPLHPLSVTFPIAFLAAALGSDIGYWLTSDFFWAKASLWLIGLGLAGGVLASAIGLSDFFRIERVRKRSAGWAHLILNVSLIVLSLVNFLLRLGDAESRILPWGLVLSLIVGTLVSISGWFGAELSYRHKIGVVGAGSRRYP
- the tnpA gene encoding IS200/IS605 family transposase; the encoded protein is MKILSSSHAKHCLGYHIIFCPKYRNQVLEGAIEIELKRIIGETCQTYGWTLHAIEIIPDHVHVFVQADHTTAPVEIAKTMKSISAVYIFSTFKDLKKRRFWGSGLWSDGTFYSSVGGASEEAVKQYIATQKQRG
- a CDS encoding RNA-guided endonuclease InsQ/TnpB family protein; this translates as MKRTISIPVKLPDERFLNLMNQCASIFNAHIDWAIENKTFNKNKAHKDLYTLLRLQYPSVPSALLQTVRDSALEAIKATKFKRVPRKKPTSGLRYDKRTMTLRGHQITLSCIGKRVKLVLEIPDYFKQIFETWEFCGATLTYSKHSKQFWVRLVFESNNPQEISGKIQGIDRGLYHQAVTSDGQFFSSSQIRSTQRRYLFNRRKLQQKGTRSSKRRLKAMSGREKRFMKDTNHCVSKKLANQPDIAVFVLEDLSSIRTQRRGKKMNKWLGSWAFYQQEQFLAYKAEALGKKVVHLDPRYTSQKCNVCKHIKRTNRHKSKFHCRNCGHQTHADLNASRNVRDDYILSSTHGTEEQGSVNTLHVSGNSVS